The DNA segment TCGACGAATCCGCTGTCCGCCTTGAACTTGATCACTGCCGCAGGATTGGCCTGCGCGAAGTTGTAGGCGCCGGCGATCATTGCTTGGCTGGCGCGGTCGGTTGCGATCACGTTACCAGCAACCGTGATGCCGCCGGTCTCCACGGTATAGCGTTTGGCGGCGGCGTAGGCGGACAGGTCGACCGCTGGCGGAACGATCTCAGGCGGCGGCGCGAAAGTTACGCCGTCGAACGTCCATCCGGGCCGCACCTCTAGTGGGCACGGAACAAACTGCGCAGCGATCTCGGGCTCATACAACTCAGCCGGCGTGAGATCGCCGACATCGGGTGTGACATCGATCACGTCAGGCCCGACAATGTGCGCAAAGGTGCTCATGACGTATCCTCAATCCGGGGTGATGATGACCCAGCCGGACGCACCAGAGCCGCCGGCAAGATCGCCAGTGCCGCCGCTGCCGCCGCCGCCGGGGAAGACGCCTTCTTGGCCCGCCGCCGTATTCGGGCCGGATGGCGCGCCCGCGAAAGCCGCGCCGCCCATGCCGCCGATGGGCACATCGGCCGCGATAGGCCCCTGGCCATATCGGCCGGGCCGGTTTATGTCCGCACCGGTGGCGGCGCCACCTACTCCCGCCGCCCCGCTGTAGCCGTCGACCGCGCCGGTTCCGCCGCTACCGCCCGCCACCGTCAGCAATGCCCCGACGGATGACGATCCACCCGACTGACCAGAGCCGCCACCTGCAATGCCGCCCGCACCCGGCGCGCCGACAATCACAGCCAACACCTGGCCAGGCGTGACATCTACGCGCTTCCTCTTATACCCACCGGATCCGGCCCCAGGTGCTGCCGTTGGCGGGCCGTTTGAGCCTGCACCACCTCCACCGCCGCCGCCGCCCCACAGCTGCAAATCCAGCGCATAAACGCCTTGGCCAACCGTGTACGAATAGACGCCGGGCGTAGAGAATGAGGTCGATACGCGCCGGGGCGCAGAACTGTTGGAGACGCCGAGCAATCGGAAGGCGGCGCCGTCGTGGGCCACCGTGATGAGGCCGTTGGCCGACCAGTCGCCCGGCCGGAGCGGTGTGCCGTCCATGCGGGTGCAAGGCTCGACACCCGGTCCGAGATTGATTGTTCCGGGGCCAGTGTTCGTGGCCGCTCCCAACTTGATCAGGATCGGCGCGTTTAGGATCTCCGTATAGCTGGTGATCGGTATCGAAAGCGTGCCTGTGATCGCATCCGCCGTACCACCAGCTACGACGAGATTCAGACCATGAGAGCGGATAGCCTTGGCAAGCAGGTCATTGGCGCCCGCGGCAGCTAC comes from the Ancylobacter pratisalsi genome and includes:
- a CDS encoding DUF4376 domain-containing protein yields the protein MSTFAHIVGPDVIDVTPDVGDLTPAELYEPEIAAQFVPCPLEVRPGWTFDGVTFAPPPEIVPPAVDLSAYAAAKRYTVETGGITVAGNVIATDRASQAMIAGAYNFAQANPAAVIKFKADSGFVDLDAAAVTAVANAVGAHVQASFAAEADVLASIAAETITSVEDIDGFAWPGGS